In Alosa alosa isolate M-15738 ecotype Scorff River chromosome 23, AALO_Geno_1.1, whole genome shotgun sequence, a single window of DNA contains:
- the lrrfip1b gene encoding uncharacterized protein lrrfip1b isoform X4: MGTQVTGRKRIPNREKMTAEDDALSQIAREAEARLAAKRAARAEAREIRMRELERQQKEIHHGSKRYYGLDSKWGHIEQWMEESERYSRHSRRNTSISDDEERMSVGSRGSLRPSEYSGFLGSSSRASSRASSARASPVVEERMDRDFFDKGSRTASTLSAATLASLGGGSSRRGSCDTSISADTEASIREMKDSLTEVEEKYRRAMVSNAQLDNEKSNLMYQVDTLRDTLMELEEQMCEMRREYEEKAKDYERERHAHAVLKVQFTEMKETLKQSEELLVEAQQLRLKQHNYVREISDLQETLEWKEKKIGALERQKEYSDSMRDERNAFRDQVLRLQDALKKHGITLTSEPTTNGDAGESVIDGHVTSESASQLAQDSDSILGRGPYSMDHSRQVCIYLDIIPEITQEEDGCLDDHQTPQIEAGVSEEARVAESSSSQFNQTALLPEKTPEEAGEEEEDTQKMATPPCQETKSHQVQDPAEVQSASVILKDGEDMRVEYGSEDVDDNEGISTHTDSQYLKPDTDTSEPERTNEERGESFACVSDATVTENDRQSTHTPVESSTSDSQLNSTDELIEPPKEEKSEYIDPGIEVGSDPVSESGLSAVSKDIQDQTGESSDLKNFEIVIEVSTNYSSEAHSPDHEVVCEEDTLLSDSQATDTLKVEPAEGFMESINEVGSPPEDSRVTISEDENSPYPSEGRINPQLDDKTEGPVSETSAVEVHTDAVAQADADADSGMNNEEDALEALDEAKLQQHCIIHEKVPEEDQSQSHLISENTALDVVNNSSSADVETLGESKIVSLSENSTEWQAEGDVSARLTETENTLKTVTDQLETSDACEDTLKTVTDQSETSDACEDTLKTVTDQSETSDACEDTLKTVTDQSETSDACEDTLKTVTDQSETSDACEDTLKSVRDQSETSGANVELVECDEETLTSKAVDIISLQIPSGLDASSEEHTMTGITKATGPCGTSGEVTMDIALKQEKLHDITHMNVLIEQVESSQEDNRKTEHVIVSKTETPVRAEVISEISFDAQLTDIDVATGTISEDTINDMPEAEMASVVIPGEGSCKHSHHEENSESAETELRADAPLGGVEDNRGIEDGAELAHLGEPAGSPHTDKSLTEDTPAENEIIAAAAEPSSVANSMSRPQNESGAATGEVSAFPEVTSKFADTEERSTSDSGDDRADSQSAPVSLSSEDKAEEFNKVAEKPVSSPGQRPGPSSCEKESTDASTQTHIQVAAGREDSVDETTSEETTSVQGSGSVLCAGESTDATSSPHIEVTTRRGGGAEETAEEEMTTASIQTESTEEEIPIVRGAEALEDSQDDLKFLQSCVLATQLDFEFDQAQDLTGSAVAIPVEPVEEIIKDGFTGKAFKKKKFKIKRKGVKRKEDCRLS, translated from the exons GCTGAGGCGCGTCTGGCTGCCAAGCGTGCGGCCAGGGCTGAGGCTCGTGAGATCCGCATGCGGGAACTGGAGAGGCAGCAGAAAGAG ATTCATCATGGTTCCAAG AGGTACTATGGTCTGGACAGCAAGTGGGGCCATATTGAGCAGTGGATG gaggagagtgagaggtacTCACGCCACTCACGGAGAAACACCTCG ATATCCGACGATGAGGAGCGGATGTCAGTGGGCAGTCGTGGCAGCCTAAGG cCATCAGAGTATAGTGGTTTTCTGGGCTCCAGTTCCAGGGCCTCATCCAGAGCCAGTTCTGCCCGAGCCAGCCCCGTG GTGGAGGAGCGGATGGACAGAGACTTTTTTGACAAA GGTTCTAGAACAGCCTCCACCCTATCGGCTGCCACTTTAGCCTCTCTAGGTGGAGGTTCCTCGCGGAGGGGAAGCTGCGACACCTCCATTTCTGCTGATACAGAAGCCTCCATAAGGGAAATGAAG GACTCCCTTACAGAGGTGGAGGAAAAGTACCGGCGGGCCATGGTGTCCAACGCACAGCTGGACAACGAGAAGTCCAACCTGATGTACCAGGTGGACACGCTGAGGGACACACTCATGGAGCTGGAAGAACAGATGTGTGAAATGAGACGGGAGTACGAGGAAAaggccaag GATTACGAGCGAGAGCGCCATGCACATGCGGTTCTGAAGGTCCAGTTCACGGAGATGAAAGAAACTCTGAAACAGAGTGAGGAGTTGCTGGTG GAGGCCCAGCAGTTGCGCCTGAAGCAGCACAACTATGTTAGAGAGATCTCTGACCTCCAGGAGACTCTGGAGTGGAAGGAGAAAAAGATCGGG GCCTTAGAGAGGCAGAAGGAGTACTCAGACTCGATGCGGGATGAGCGCAATGCCTTCAGGGACCAGGTGCTCAGGCTCCAGGATGCTCTGAAG AAACACGGGATAACGCTCACATCTGAGCCAACAACCAATGGTGACGCGGGAGAGAGTGTGATTGACGGGCATGTCACCTCAGAGTCTGCCTCCCAGCTGGCCCAGGACAGCGACAGCATACTAG GAAGAGGTCCATACTCCATGGATCACTCTAGGCAAGTTTGCATATATCTGGATATCATTCCTGAGATAACACAGGAGGAGGATGGCTGCTTAGATGACCACCAGACTCCTCAAATAGAAGCAGGAGTATCAGAGGAGGCCCGCGTAGCAGAGTCCTCATCTTCTCAATTCAACCAGACTGCCCTCCTGCCTGAGAAGACCCCTGAAGAAgctggagaagaagaggaggacacACAAAAGATGGCAACACCTCCTTGTCAAGAAACAAAGAGCCATCAAGTTCAAGATCCTGCTGAAGTACAGAGTGCATCTGTGATTCTAAAAGATGGTGAAGACATGCGTGTGGAATATGGCTCAGAAGATGTTGATGATAACGAAGGAATCAGCACTCATACAGACTCTCAGTACCTCAAACCTGACACAGACACATCTGAACCTGAAAGGACgaatgaggagagaggggaaagctTTGCTTGTGTCAGTGATGCCACGGTTACTGAGAATGATAgacaatcaacacacacacctgtagagTCTTCTACTTCTGATAGTCAGTTAAATTCCACAGATGAACTCATAGAACCCCCgaaggaagagaagagtgaATACATAGACCCTGGAATAGAGGTAGGTTCTGATCCAGTGAGTGAATCTGGCCTGTCAGCTGTTAGTAAAGACATACAAGATCAGACAGGTGAGAGTTCAGATCTCAAAAACTTTGAGATCGTAATTGAAGTCTCCACAAATTACTCGTCTGAAGCCCACAGCCCTGACCATGAGGTAGTTTGTGAGGAAGATACTCTGCTTTCAGatagtcaggctactgacactCTCAAAGTGGAGCCTGCAGAGGGCTTTATGGAATCCATTAATGAGGTTGGGAGTCCTCCTGAGGACAGCAGGGTGACCATATCAGAAGATGAAAACTCACCATATCCAAGTGAGGGCAGAATAAATCCCCAGTtagatgacaaaacagagggcCCTGTGTCTGAAACCAGCGCTGTGGAAGTCCATACTGATGCAGTGGCACAGGCAGATGCAGATGCTGATAGCGGCATGAATAATGAAGAAGATGCTTTAGAAGCCCTGGATGAAGCCAAGTTACAGCAACATTGCATCATCCATGAAAAAGTACCAGAAGAGGATCAGTCAcagtctcatctcatctctgagAATACAGCTCTAGACGTCGTTAATAACTCCAGTAGTGCAGATGTGGAGACACTTGGAGAATCTAAAATTGTGTCTTTGAGTGAAAACAGTACAGAGTGGCAGGCAGAAGGTGATGTGTCAGCCCGTCTGACTGAAACTGAAAACACACTGAAGACTGTTACAGACCAATTAGAGACCTCTGATGCCTGTGAAGACACACTGAAGACTGTTACAGACCAATCAGAGACCTCTGATGCCTGTGAAGACACACTGAAGACTGTTACAGACCAATCAGAGACCTCTGATGCCTGTGAAGACACACTGAAGACTGTTACAGACCAATCAGAGACCTCTGATGCCTGTGAAGACACATTGAAGACTGTTACAGACCAATCAGAGACCTCTGATGCCTGTGAAGACACACTGAAGAGTGTTAGAGACCAATCAGAGACCTCTGGTGCCAATGTAGAGTTAGTGGAGTGTGATGAAGAAACTCTGACTTCTAAAGCAGTCGACATCATCTCTCTACAAATCCCATCTGGACTGGATGCATCATCAGAGGAGCATACTATGACAGGAATCACCAAGGCTACAGGACCCTGTGGAACCTCAGGTGAGGTTACTATGGATATCGCTCTCAAACAGGAAAAGTTGCATGACATCACTCATATGAATGTATTGATAGAGCAGGTAGAGAGCAGCCAAGAGGACAACAGAAAAACAGAACATGTGATTGTCTCAAAGACTGAGACTCCTGTACGTGCTGAGGTTATCTCTGAAATCTCCTTTGATGCCCAACTTACTGACATAGACGTTGCAACAGGAACTATTAGTGAAGATACAATAAATGACATGCCAGAGGCAGAAATGGCCTCTGTAGTAATCCCTGGAGAGGGGAGTTGCAAACACAGTCATCATGAAGAAAACAGTGAGAGTGCTGAGACAGAACTCCGTGCAGATGCACCACTCGGGGGAGTGGAGGACAACAGGGGAATAGAGGATGGAGCTGAGCTAGCACACCTGGGAGAGCCGGCGGGCTCACCGCACACAGATAAATCTCTCACTGAAGACACTCCTGCAGAGAATGAAATCATCGCTGCAGCTGCAGAGCCCTCCTCCGTGGCCAACAGCATGAGCCGACCACAGAATGAGAGCGGGGCCGCCACGGGAGAGGTATCTGCGTTTCCCGAGGTGACGTCCAAGTTCGCTGACACAGAGGAACGTTCAACCTCTGACAGCGGAGATGATCGAGCTGATTCACAGTCAGCACCTGTGAGCTTATCCTCAGAGGACAAAGCTGAGGAATTTAACAAAGTTGCAGAGAAGCCCGTTTCTTCACCCGGTCAGAGGCCTGGCCCTTCTAGCTGTGAAAAAGAGTCGACTGACGcctccacccaaacacacatccaGGTAGCTGCTGGGAGAGAGGACAGTGTGGATGAGACTACCTCTGAGGAGACTACCTCTGTCCAGGGGTCTGGCTCTGTTCTCTGTGCAGGCGAGTCGACTGACGCCACCTCCTCACCCCACATTGAAGTAACcactaggagaggaggaggtgcagaggagacggcagaggaggagatgacGACTGCCTCTATCCAGACAGAAAGCACAGAGGAAGAGATCCCCATTGTGAGAGGGGCCGAAGCACTGGAGGACAGTCAGGACGATTTGAAATTTCTACAGAGTTGTGTGCTGGCTACTCAACTGGACTTTGAATTTGACCAAGCACAGGATCTTACAGGTTCAGCTGTCGCTATCCCTGTAGAGCCTGTAGAAGAGATTATCAAGGATGGTTTCACTGGAAAAGCATTCAAGAAGAAAAAGTTCAAGATCAAACGGAAAGGTGTCAAACGGAAAGAAGACTGCCGCTTGTCATAG